The genomic interval GCGAATCCGGCCTGTTCGGCGCGGTGACGGATCAGCTCTACCACCGCAGGCGTGTCGATGACCGGATCGGTATCCGGCGGGCAGCACAGGGTGGTGATGCCCGCTGCAGCAGCTGCACGGGTCTCACTCGCGATAGTGGCCTTGTGCTCGGCGCCAGGCTCGCGCAGATGGGCGGAAAGATCCACCAGGCCGGGGCATACGATGTGCTTGCGCACATCGATCGTATGGTCGGGGCGAAAGCCCTCGGGAGGCTTGCCCAGCGCTGCAATGCGACCGTCGGCGACATACACATCCTGCAACTTGTCGATGCCGTGTGCGGGATCGATGACACGGCCGCCCTTGATCAGGATGCGCATTATTCGTCCTTTCCGCTGCGCATGGCGAGCGTCATGATGGCCATGCGCACCGCGATGCCGTGCGTAACCTGCTGCAGTATCACCGAGCGACTGCCGTCTGCTACCAGTGAGTCGATTTCCACACCGCGATTGATCGGTCCCGGATGCATGACGATGGCGTCGGCTTTGGCGTATTGCAGTTTTTCCGCTGTCAGACCATAGAGATGGAAGTATTCACGCTCACTCGGCAACAGGGCCCCCTGCATGCGCTCATGTTGCAGACGCAGCGTCATCACCACATCGACGTTGCGTAATCCTTCGCGCAGCTCGTGAAACACATGCACGCCAAGTGTTTCCACGTGTGCCGGGAGCAGTGTCTTGGGTGCAATCACACGCACCTCGGCCACACCCAGGGTAGTCAGGGCATGGATTTGCGCCCGTGCCACGCGTGAATGCAGGATATCGCCCACGATGGCAACACTCAGTTGCCCGAAATCCGGCTTGTGACGGCGCAGGGTAAACATGTCGAGCATCGCCTGAGTAGGGTGTGCATGCCGTCCATCACCGGCATTGATCACGCTGACGTGAGGCGCAGCATGGCGGGCGATGAA from Gammaproteobacteria bacterium carries:
- a CDS encoding aspartate carbamoyltransferase catalytic subunit — its product is MSSNMQIDSDGRLRHFLTLEGLSRNLLTEILDTAESFATVGEQTVKKVPLLRGKTIVNLFFEASTRTRTTFELAAKRLSADVLNINVATSAAAKGETLLDTLRNLEAMHCDMFIVRHPESGAAHFIARHAAPHVSVINAGDGRHAHPTQAMLDMFTLRRHKPDFGQLSVAIVGDILHSRVARAQIHALTTLGVAEVRVIAPKTLLPAHVETLGVHVFHELREGLRNVDVVMTLRLQHERMQGALLPSEREYFHLYGLTAEKLQYAKADAIVMHPGPINRGVEIDSLVADGSRSVILQQVTHGIAVRMAIMTLAMRSGKDE